The genomic stretch GCGAGCTGGGCTTCATCGCCTCGGGCAGCGTGATCGAGCGCTACACCGTCTGCGCCAGCCCCGGCTGCCGCTGCCACGCCGACCCGCCAGCCCGGCACGGCCCCTACTACCAGCACACCCGCAAGATCGCCGGCAAGACCGTGACCCGCCGGCTCACCGCCGAGCAGGCCGACCGCTACCGCGAGCAGATCGCCAACCGACGCACGCTCGACCAGCTGATCAGCGAG from Actinomycetota bacterium encodes the following:
- a CDS encoding DUF6788 family protein translates to MVDTELTRLHRRYRALQDRVRELGFIASGSVIERYTVCASPGCRCHADPPARHGPYYQHTRKIAGKTVTRRLTAEQADRYREQIANRRTLDQLISEMEQISSQARELPPTRSS